Part of the Leptolyngbya sp. BL0902 genome, TGCGGCCCTTTGCCATCACCCTTTATGGCATCAAAGTTGGGCCGCCCATGGTCGATCTGCGCGGTATTTTGACAGGCAATCCCCACCTCAAGGCCGACTCCTAAGCCCTTTGTCGAGGACTCCTTGCCATGCCCCCACCCACCCCCACAGCCCCCACCGGGGATGGAACGCAACCCGCATCCTACGTGGTGGTGCTATCGAGCCTGCCCCGCAATACCGAACTGCTGGTGGAGTTTATTCAACGGCAGGGCTATCCGGCCCAAGGGGCCACCGACCTCGACGATTTAGACGGCTTACTGGACGATGGAGCCGCCGTCAGTCTGGCCTTGTTGGATATTGCGGGCCTCAATGCCGGATTATGGAGCCGCTGCGAACGGCTGCAAGCGCTGGGCATTCCGTTTTTAATTATTTCGCCCCGCCAAAGTGTCGTGGTAGAACGGGAAAGTATGGCCCACGGGGCACGGGGCACCCTAACCAAACCCCTGGTGATGCGCGAGCTCGCCGCCCTCATCAACGCATTACTGAAAGACTAAGCGGGGAGTAGCCGGGAATGACCCAGTTTCAGCCGAATGTAACTAATTCCTTGGAAACCGTTGATCCCCCGCCCCTGGAGCGATCCAACGAGATGATTTTGATCGCCGTTACGGGGGCACAAGACAGCAAACTGCTGAGCCAACAGCTCAGCCCCTACTACCAGGTGTGCAGCCTAGAGCCGGGTACTGAGGCGCTAGAGCAAAGACTACAATCCAGCGAGTTTGACCTCGCCATTCTGGACGGCATTGCTCTAGATCGCCATTGGCAAACCCTGGGGCAGCGTAAGGCCACGCACGAGCCCATCTTGCTACCGTTGTTGCTGGTGTCCTCTCGGCAAAACCTGGGCTATGTCACCCGCAACCTGTGGCAAATCGTCGATGAAATTATCATCACCCCCATCGAGCGGCGGGAACTGGTGGCCCGCATTAACATCCTGCTGCGGGCGCGGCGCTACTCCCAGGAGTGGCAGTCTCGCTACTTCATGCTGGCCGATGCTGCTGCCATTGGCATTGCCCTGGTGCAAGAGGGCACCATTGCTTGGGCCAACCGCACCCTCACCGACTGGCTTCAGCAACCCTTAACGGCCCTGCTGGGGCATCCGCTGCTAAAGCTGGTCTGCCCGGAGGATCGCCCACGGGTCGATCAGGCTATCCAAAATTCGACGGGGTGGCTAGGGGCCGTCACCTGCGACGAAGTCTATCTCGATCTGCCCCAGAAATGTGCCGTCGAGTTGCGCTTTCAGAGTTTGAGCTATGGGGATCGGCCCGCCATTTTGGCCCTGTTGACGGATATTACCGAGCGGGTGAACTATCACAAGCACCTCATCTGGCAGACCCAATTCGATGCCCTGACCGGGCTGGCCAACCGCCATCGCCTAATCACGCGCCTCGAACAGGCCATCGGCTATGCCCAGCAGCAGCACCATCAGATCATTCTGCTACGCATTGATCTCAACCGCTTCAAAGACTTCAACGACGCCTGGGGCCAAACCGCCGGGGATGTGCTGCTCCGCAACATCGCCCAACGCCTAGCCGAGGACTTTACCGAACCCCACACCGTCGCCTACTGGGGGGCCGGAGAATTTGTGATTGCCCTGGCCGATCCCTCAGCGGATCTCGATTGGCTGGCCTGGGTGGATCACATTATCCAGCGCATTTCC contains:
- a CDS encoding putative bifunctional diguanylate cyclase/phosphodiesterase; its protein translation is MTQFQPNVTNSLETVDPPPLERSNEMILIAVTGAQDSKLLSQQLSPYYQVCSLEPGTEALEQRLQSSEFDLAILDGIALDRHWQTLGQRKATHEPILLPLLLVSSRQNLGYVTRNLWQIVDEIIITPIERRELVARINILLRARRYSQEWQSRYFMLADAAAIGIALVQEGTIAWANRTLTDWLQQPLTALLGHPLLKLVCPEDRPRVDQAIQNSTGWLGAVTCDEVYLDLPQKCAVELRFQSLSYGDRPAILALLTDITERVNYHKHLIWQTQFDALTGLANRHRLITRLEQAIGYAQQQHHQIILLRIDLNRFKDFNDAWGQTAGDVLLRNIAQRLAEDFTEPHTVAYWGAGEFVIALADPSADLDWLAWVDHIIQRISAPCGIEEDREVSISCRVGISRYPQDSHEAESLVRKAGVALSAAKQQGLSHALYTPGLMTDLSQRVALEEALRHALERNELYLLYQPKLNLSTGRIDGAEALLRWRNPAWGEVSPGQFIPLAEATGLIYDIGAWVLREVCCQIHQWSEEGLCLGRIAVNLSGLQIQRGDLVEVVRHTMADFGIHPAQIELEVTESFFLHYNDHIDTTLRTLMDLGITLAIDDFGTGYASLAYLKHLPFNVIKIDKSFVDGLPDHQGDLAIVRAIIAMAKSLGLKTVVEGVETEDQYACLAHEEVTWFQGFWYSRPISPAVLGDLVRQQMAPP